AGTGGGGGACCGGCTTCTATATCAACCCGACGAAGCCGGAGGACGCGGCGCGGTACCTGCGCGAGGTGGTGCTGGAGGAGATAACCGAGTAGCCATCGGGGCGGGTCGGCCGGTTTTTTTAAGGGCGGCGGGTAATCTGCCCGCCGTGCAAATTGCGATGACGTAGGGCGGCCCCTCCGCGGGCCGCTGTTTTCACGTTCCCGGCTCCGACCCTCACCCTAACCCGTAGGCGCGCCTCTCCCTGGGAAGGAGAGGGGACATGGGGCTACCCTCACCCCGGTCATTGCCACGCTGCGATGACGTAGGGGCCGACCTTTAGGTCGGCCCGCGGGCGACCGTGGACGGTCGCCCCTACGGACTACCATCGTAAAAACCATAAAATCACCCACACCGCCAGGCCGACGGCCAACGCCCCCGCGCCGTAACCCCACCATCCCCCCCGCGTCAGCGGCGGCCACGGCGACAACAGGAGCGCCCCCGCCAGGGAAAAGGCCGCCAGGGCGCCGAGGAGCCCCAACGGCTCCAGCACCCACCGCCCCGCCTCGCCCAGCAACATGCAACCTAACAGGATGACGCAAACAGACGGCGGCAGTAAACCCGCTTCCACCCCGCCGACCGCGCCGTCCGATGGGTCGAGATGCTCCCCTGTCCTCCGCGCCCGCGCCCGGCGCCAGCTCCCGCCCAAAAGGCCCAGGGCAATGAGCATCAACGCCGCGCCGCCCAGGGCCCCCGTGACCAGCCGCCACCATCCCGGCGGGTCCCACACGCCCAGGGTAACAAGAATTTCGTCCGCCACCAGGGGC
This bacterium DNA region includes the following protein-coding sequences:
- a CDS encoding DUF2085 domain-containing protein; the protein is MTTVEFLEEAARAVCHRLPGLTPTVGGLALLCWRCTGIYAGAALAALYVVLRGRLGRGLPGRRGLALLFVWAAPLVADEILVTLGVWDPPGWWRLVTGALGGAALMLIALGLLGGSWRRARARRTGEHLDPSDGAVGGVEAGLLPPSVCVILLGCMLLGEAGRWVLEPLGLLGALAAFSLAGALLLSPWPPLTRGGWWGYGAGALAVGLAVWVILWFLRW